The genomic stretch AATTGTAACTCTCTGCTCCTTGCCTGTGCCCAATTCCTTTGCAGAAACGTTTACTATACCGTTAGCGTCAATATCAAAGGTTACTTCGATTTGAGGAACGCCTCTGGGTGCGGGGGGAATACCGTCGAGATTGAAATTACCGATAGATTTATTATCTGCCGCCATTTCACGCTCTCCCTGTAAAACGTTGATTGTAACAGAGGGCTGATTGTCAGCTGCTGTTGAGAAGGTCATACTCTTCTTAACGGGGATTGTAGTATTTCTTTCAATAATTCTTGTGCAAACTCCGCCCAAGGTTTCAACACCTAAAGAAAGAGGAGTTACGTCCAAAAGAACTATTCCCTTTACATCGCCCTGGAGAACACCGCCCTGAATAGCTGCACCGATAGCAACACATTCATCAGGGTTAATACCCTTATGGGGCTCTTTTCCTATATAGTTTTTAATTGCTTCCTGAACTGCAGGGATTCTTGAAGAACCGCCCACCAAAAGAATTTTATCAATTTCTGAAGGCTTAAGTCCGGAATCCTCTATAGCTTTTCTTGTAGGAATCATTGTAGCTTCTACCAAGTCAGCTGTAAGCTCGTCAAACTTTGCTCTTGTAAGAGTTAAATCAAGGTGCTTAGGACCTGTTGCATCAGCAGTTATAAAGGGAAGATTGATATTGCTTGTTTTCATACCCGAAAGCTCTATCTTTGCTTTTTCTGCAGCTTCCTTTAAACGCTGTAATGCGCTCTTATCCTGTCTTAAATCTATTCCGTTTTCTTTCTTGAATTCGTCTGCCATCCAGTTCATAACTCTGTCGTCGAAATCGTCGCCGCCCAAACGGTTATTACCGTTAGTTGCAAGAACTTCGAAAACGCCGTCTCCGATATCCATAATGGATACGTCGAAGGTACCGCCGCCAAGGTCATAAACCAATATT from Oscillospiraceae bacterium encodes the following:
- the dnaK gene encoding molecular chaperone DnaK; translated protein: MGKIIGIDLGTTNSCVAVMEGGEPVVIANPEGARTTPSVVAFSKTGERMVGQVAKRQAITNPDRTIISIKRDMGSSRKVDIDEKAYTPQEISAMVLAKLKADAESYLGEAVTEAVITVPAYFSDAQRQATKDAGKIAGLEVKRIINEPTAAAFAYGVDKEQEQKILVYDLGGGTFDVSIMDIGDGVFEVLATNGNNRLGGDDFDDRVMNWMADEFKKENGIDLRQDKSALQRLKEAAEKAKIELSGMKTSNINLPFITADATGPKHLDLTLTRAKFDELTADLVEATMIPTRKAIEDSGLKPSEIDKILLVGGSSRIPAVQEAIKNYIGKEPHKGINPDECVAIGAAIQGGVLQGDVKGIVLLDVTPLSLGVETLGGVCTRIIERNTTIPVKKSMTFSTAADNQPSVTINVLQGEREMAADNKSIGNFNLDGIPPAPRGVPQIEVTFDIDANGIVNVSAKELGTGKEQRVTITASTNMSKEDVEKAVADAEKFAAEDKKRRETIDAKNQAEQLCYQCEKAMTDAADKLTDDDKAGVNAEIEKVREALKGEDAQAINAASEALSKKFYELAPKLYPQQQGQPDAQAGTVNDDGTINADFQDKNE